TTATGACTGTTTCTTTGGCTAATCACCAAAGATATGGCACCATGTTTAGGTTTCCTCTCCTCTGTTGCCCTCATGTGGACATAAGTCAGATGAACTATTTAAGCATCAGTGTGTTTTACATTTGCTTGTTTATACCATATTTCCTGATTGATTTAACAGATAAAACAAATAGTATTTTTTCAGAAACAGATTCCACATTTACCATAGTCTGTTGTAAACACATTAACAGAAGGTCCATCCGGCTCTACGCTACTTTGAGGTTCAGCCGATGCATCTGAAGTCTGTGATGCATCAGTGGACTTTAATCTGGAGGTCTGGTCATTATTCCCAGcttgtgtaaaatataaaataaaataaagagattaTAAAGATACTATCAGGCAATACATCATAGAAATTATTAGAAGCAGAATAGACATAGTACACAGGGTTCCCACCCTTTTTGACTAATGAATTTTGAAATCCTgcataagtattttaaaattttacagagATTGCTGGGAAGGATTTGCATTTTGTATGTCGGGTACCAAAATGATAAATcattcatatataattaataaaattaataattaataacaacttATTTGTGTCAGCTTGAggcttcttgaaaaaaaataataataataattttgttttttccaagTTTTGATATTTCCAAGTTTTACAGTACAGTGGGAAACCTGGTATAAATTAATATGACCAGATGAGCaagtagaaacacacacacacacacacacacacgacatacGATGATATGGTCTGGTATAACAGAAATGATAGCAGGCACTCAGCAGTCTGAGTTTTAACTGAAGAAGTAGATGAGACGTCATTAATCAGAATGATGGGATGGCATAATACATGAAATACAGACCCATCATTAATGAAGAACTTCTAATCTACTTCTCTTACAATGCCAATATCGAATTTGTGTGAGGATTCGGGGTCCAGTCGAAAGTGTCTGCTGAGAATCTCGTAACACATTCTGGCCGTGATGTGTGCTGTCTGTCTCCTCGCATACCGTTTGATTAGCCAGCGTCCTCCACTTGCTGGCTTTTCCACGATCTTTGGAAAGGAAGACCTTGGAGGAATCGTGACGTACACTCAGGTGCAGACCCCTGCCGTGTAACGTCAGGAGACCCTTTTTAGAGCAGCTCCAGGTCTGGCCCTCACGATCCTCCTCCTCAGAGCTGCAAGTTTGCAGCCAAACACTCTCATGCTCCTGGATCTGAGGCGCAGTTAAACACCCTCCTGTCTGTGGGTTGCTGAGGGAGCGTGTCTCAGGATTCCAGTGCCACTCTTGCAGAGCCGAATCTGCTCTGCACTCTTGCAGGGTTAACCTGCTGTTGACCTGACCTTCATTTACCTGTACACACTTTCTCAGCTCTTCATTCCTGATCAGCAATCCTGTAACTTCTACAAGGAAAAGGAGAAATAACCATAGCTTACAATACAAACACATTAGaggtacagtacatacacacacaaatcatacatcaaaatcttcacatacagtacatctgCTGTAAACAGCACTATACAAATAACTTCACAGATAGAAGCTTAAAACACAACAGCCTTGATCAAGTTAGAAGACCATATCCTTAAATTTGAACACTGTACcaataacattattaaacataatttaaaaaatacattcgtGGAGCTATAGGCTACTTTTTTATATGTGGAGCTACTGTTTTAAACTGCGACCTGTATTGTAGAAACATCATAGCTCATAATCGTATCCTATCTGTTTAGTAACCATCATAACTCCACTTACGAAACAGAACTATTTAAAACCTTAAATTAAGAATTAAGAGAGGAATGTTcctcactcaaaaaaaataaattgttgaatgaacatGATTTATTCGTAGCACCCATTATGCATCTAATCAAATCAAGTAAACTTGCACTGCTtcgaataataatttagttacaaataacaagaatgaatcatttaacatAAGTAAACGTGTAATATTCTTATTAAtcagacatatttgtattttgcaaatcaAACAAGTGGCTAGTTGACTTTTTTGAGTGCTGTAATACAGCCAAGTTAGCGACTAGCCTGTGTACTCACAAATAGTAAGCTAATTCATGACAACAATTGTTTATCGACTAATACAATTAGTTCTACgagtttaaacatgcaaataaatatattttttgttatttaatatatgatattaCATGTTCTTTACCTTGAAAAACAAGTGTTGTGAGAACAAAAGTGCAGTATCCTCTCCTAAACGCATCCATGGCGCAATAACAACACTAAATCTAAAATGTTTGACTTACAGATTACAGTGACGATCTGTTCGGATAGAGATAGCGAATAAAGTATTATTTCCCAGCACGCATGCTATTCCCCTAAAGCAAGGCAGAGAGTGAAGAGCGACAATGTTGATCCACCCGATAGTGGACATGTAGCACAACAGATTTTCACTTGAGACAAGACTGTAAATTTATGGCGCATGAAGCGCAAAAGTGTTCAAAGAGTGAGTGCAGAATACTAATTAACAAGAGACTATGAAAGGCAATTAAGTGTTCTGGGAAAGGCATTAAATTTTAAGTTAGctaaggaaaacaaaacaacaaccaacTATTGCGCACATcacatatattaatgtaaaagACGTTTATTTTCAGCATAAACGTTTATGAGAAAGAAATCTGAACTGTAATCTACAGATGCACGAAGACGAAGATCATTTTATGTGGTTCAACTATTTGAATGGCATTCCATTCAAGCTGAGTTGACAGAGCTTCTGTTGTCGTTGCTATGTTGTTTCTAAGTTGGTGCTTACTGGGTCAGGCCGTATTTAAAGAGAATGGGAAAGCGAACGAAAAGACTTACAGCATGTGTCCACCTATTTTTGTTTCTATGGTGCCGAACGTGTAAAATAATGCTCCAAAATGCTACTTTTCTAGACTACCAACTGTGCGTTAAACAGAATGGATAGTCACTGTAAAATTCTACTTTTGAAAGGAAATAAAAGTAGGCCTATGCTCAACCTGAAGATATTCGTCTTTGTAccactattatttttttactgaatacaTTTATTAGTAGAGCATTTTTACACTGGCACTGATAACTGAAAAGTCACTTCTGCACAGATAGATCTCAGTATAAGTCCAAGAAAACTGCCATATATTTTCAGTCAAAAGATATGATGTATGAAAATCTCACAAGTGAGGACATTTCTCTAGAGTAGAACTGAACTTTAAATCATAATGTAAGAATTGTGCAACAAGTAGACCTAACTTACTACTAATCAGTAATGCTATTTACAGTATGCTGTGCATATCCTGCAAATTATtagttatctttattattattgttattattttacagaatCTGAATTAACAGTTTACACCATTTCAGATGTTAAGGCCTTTATTCTTTACATGGTCAACAAAAGATGGCCTGGACTCCATCCTGCCTTCTGCCTCCCTCCCTCTGATGCCCATCTCTTTACATAATGGGGCCCATGCTCACTAATACTTTCACAAGCCTACACACATCTTTGAACTCTCTGACAGGCCTCTTGTTcacaaagtcattcattttcCATTGCTGTCTACAAATGCACACATATACATTGTGGTAAAGAGTTTACAATGTGGTTATCGTGTGAGGTTGACAATATGTATATTGTTACGTTAATCTTTCCTTTTcgcttttttcattgtttttttgttgcatgcttgttttattgattttgtgttttttttattattattttttattcaaggaaatttcagaatttatatttgtattttacttttcagTGAGAGGACTAAATAAAATTTTGCTCAGGTCTTTCAGAAGGAGGAAACTTTGGACCTCCCACAGAATGCTAACAATTAGATCTTTCACAACTAGATATCAAAAGAGATGTTGATATCTGTATGATGTAGGAGGGTTACAAAGAATATAGCTCTGTCTTCGCACATTCAAATGCATAGGAAGCAGATCTGGTGCCATCTGGTGGGGTGAAAACAAGTCAAATGTAATCACATGGTTTAACCACTAAATGGCTGTAGATGTTGTAATTAATTCCTAGTTCTTGAGAAGACGATAACCTGTTTCCTCACCATGTGCTCTCTAGCTCATCCAGAAAAACCTCCTTGGTAGCTATTTGCTTGAATCCAAGAAAGATTTACTTCCTTCCACAGCACAAAGGAAATGTACATGTAAACATCCAGCATATTGAAAAAATGTGCCATGGGCCAGCAAGGTATCTTGTCTAAAGAAAGGAGCTTTGGCTTATTCCTACACACAGTTCTAACCGGTCAGTTTTCTCTGAAGAAGCTTTGTACCCAGCGCATTCCATGTGAAGAAAGTGTTGCACGTTATTGTGTGTCTCTGGAGACAAGCTGGCATTTGGAGTACAGTGTGTCTGTCCTGATTTTTTTCAGGCTGTGCCCTAGCAATTTTGCCTGTGAAGACCTACATATTTCAGGCACAGCTTGTACTGGCATCACGGGCTGCCCAGACTTTAAAActccaatatgtaggaattttgtaataaaatttccgaaaataacttgcacagtgtgatatatttcctccagttgtgtacttacaatatctcaaaagtctccaaagattttttatttcagagaaattccgattttaaataactggccgtcccggaaaaaatatgtcgcctctcagtgacgcaatgtccGCTCTATACTTTTTTTCCGTTGTAGTGATGTTCCACCACACCGGAATATCACGTGGTCAAATGCGGAAGTGGTGGTTATGTTATACCCGCGCGTATGGTTTGGTTGTCGTTGTTATGGATCACGATAACTCTTTGGcgagtattgaagtgccagtaaaacTTAAGTTATATTGCTCTTTGTACTAAGGTAAGGATTTTTATCACGTGTTGTGACCGAGATTATGgcagtacaattaaatacaatcggatatgtgttattaaaaatatatttagtcattacttgcaaatgttcgttcaaatttacttttagaacGATTGGTTTGAGCACGTTAAACAACACGGCATTGACCATAAACACgtaacactgcacaacattaacccaacaaatcatttaacaaatagctgtaagttgtaacgggATAATATAGTACAACATTTCACGTTCcttgcagttcattaattatgatgacataaaataatacgatcatatatacaggtaatacaaaaacgaataaattacctcatccgtgatcatgattcgtttatccaatttagatacattgctatggtgaaaacgcattaaaaaacgacatctcccatcgtcacctgcttcatagcctcatcaagcttcgcctttgttattgttggaaatgcgccctcttgtggtcaattacaaaagtcacatactggagctttaaTATTTGACAGGGTTATTTTGCATGAATTGTTTGAAGGGGCAACAACCTCTGAACTGGACCGGGGGTCTTTTCACCCatgtcagttttttatttttttattcttgcctGGCAGGTTTCCTTGACATCAGAACAGATGATTTTGAAAACTGCACAGCGGAATGTTGACCCCATGTCAGTCCAGTCTTCAATACATGCATCCTTCAGCAAACTCTTGTCAACTATAATTCTTTGAACTgtattgaaaaattatatatatatatatatatatatatatatatatatatatatatatatatatatacatatatatatatatatatatatatatatatatatatgtatatatatatatatatatatatatatatgtgtgtgtacagtgccttgcgaaagtattcataccccttatTCAACGTTTTGTtctgttgctgccttatgttaaactgctttaaattgtactttttcccacatcaatctacactccatacatcATAATGACAAAGCAGAAACAGAATGGTCACAAcgttgtaaatttatttaaaaaaaaaaaaagtacattgaataagtattcatacccttaactcagATTACTCAGTACTTGgttgaagcacctttacagcctctacaagtctttttgggtatgatgcgGCAAGCTTTGCAGATCaccatttggcaattatctgccattcttctcctcatctcttcacctctcaagctctgttaGGTTGGATGGGGGCCAACAGACATTTTCAGGTtcctccagaaatatttgactggtTTCAATCCCAGGCTCTGGTTGGGCCACCCAAGGACATTCACAGTGTTGTCTATAAgtcactcttgctgtgtgcttagggtcattgtcctgttagaaggtaaaccttctgcccagtctgaggttctgaatgggttttcattaagactatctcaatattttggtgtactgagcttttcttctactctgacgagtccctcagtccctgccgcttACAGGTTATAAGCAGTGCCTGGTTTACTTCAAACATGATGCatagaattgaggttcatcagacaagagaatcttgtttctcacagtctgagggtcctttaggtgctttttgcAAATtctaagtgtgttttcatgtgtcttcactgaaggATTAAGTCTGGCCACaccgccataaagcccagatcggtggagtgttgcagtgatgtttgtctttctgtaggtttctcctatctccacatatgatcatgtagtttaactagagtgaccatcatcACCAAGAAGGGTATAAATAcatatgcaatggaatcatttaagttttttattttaaataaatctgcaaatatgttaaaaacctgtggtgtttttttttttttttgtttttttttgcttcgtCATTATGGTGTACGGGGTGTAGTTTggtgtgggaaaaaaaagtaatttaaagcagtttaacataaggcagcaacttAACAAAATGTGTTGAGGTATATACTGATCCAggatcagtatatatatatatatatacatatatatatatacatatatatatatatacatatatatacatatacatatatatatatacatatatatatatatacacatacatacatatatatatatatatatatatatatatatatatatatatcatgtatatgtatatgtgtatgtatatgtatgtatgtatgtatgtatgtgtatatatatatatatgtatatatatatatatatgtgtatgtatatatatatgtatgtatgtatatatatatatgtgtatatatatatgtgtatatatatatatgtatatatatatatatatatctatgtatgatatatatatgtgtggtatatatatgtatatatgtgtgtatatatgtgtatatatatgtatatatgtatatgtatgtatatatgtatatatacgtatatgtatatatacgtatatgtatatatacgtatatgtaatatatacgtatatgtatatatacgtatatgtatatatacgtatatgtatatatacgtatatgtatatatacgtatatatatgtatatatacgtatatatatgtatatatatacgtatattatgtatatatacgttatatatatgtatatatacgtatatatatatatacgtatatatatatatatatatatatatataatatatatatatatatatatacgtatatatatatatataacgtatatatatatatatacgtatatatatatatacgtatatatatatatacgtatatatatatatacgtatatatatatatatacgtatatatatatatatatacgtatatatgtatatatgtatgtatatatatgtatatatatgtatatatatgtatatatatgtatatatatgtatatatatgtatatatatgtatatatatgtatatatgtatgtatatatatgtatatatatatatatgtgtatatatatatgtgtatatatatgtgtgtatgtgtgtatatatgtgtgtatgtgtgtatatatatatgtgtatatatgtatatatatgtgtatatatatgtgtgtatgtgtgtatatatgtgtatatatgtgtatatatatgtgtatatgtgtgtatatgtgtgtatatatatatatatgtatatgtatatatatatatatatatatgtatatgtatatatatatatgtatatgtatatgtatatatgtatatgttatgtatatcttattatgatatatatatatgtatatgtatatatatatatatatatgtgtatatgtatatgtatatatatatatatgtgtatatgtatatgtatatatatatatatgtgtatatgtatatatgtgtatatgtatatatatatatgtgtatatatgtgtatatatatgtatatatatatatgttgtgtatattttatgtgtgtatatatatgtgtatatatatgtgttatatatgtgtatatatatgtgtatatatgtatatatatgtgtatatatatgtgtgtatgtgtgtatatatgtatgtgtatatatatgtgtgtatgtgtgtatatatatgtgtgtatgtgtgtatatatgtatgtgtatatatatgtgtgtatgtgtgtatatatatgtgtgtatatgtgtgtgtatatgtgtgtatatatgtgtgttatatatgtgtgtatatatgtgtatttatacgtatattgtgtatatatacgtatatatgtattttatttatatatgtatatatacgtttatatgtatattacgtatatatgtatatttacgttaatatatatttatatacgtatatatatatatatatatttttatatatttatatacgttttatattatatatacgtatatatatatatgttttttatatatatttatacgtattttatatatacgtatttatatatatatacgtatatttatatatatacgtatatatatatatacgtatatttatatatacgtatatatatattacgtatatatatatagatatttatatatattatatataccgtatatatatacgtacgtatatatatatatacgtatatatatattattacgatatatatatacgtacatatatatatatatataatatatgtatatatatgtatatatgtatatattatatatatatatatgtatatatatgtatataataaaataaaataataaaataaaaaaatggtatatattatataatatatgtatatatatattatatatatatatattatatgtatatatatgtatttatatatgtttatatatatgtatatatatatgtatatatatgtatatatatgttatatgtatatatttgtatatgttatatatgtatatatattttttatatgtttatatatatatatattgttatttatatatatatatatatataatatatgtatgttatttatatatatagtatatatatatatatatgtatatgtttttatatatattttatatatatgtatatgtgtatatatatatatatatatatatattatgttatgtatatatttatatatatatatatatatgtatgtttatatataatatattatatttatatgtatatgtatatatatatatatatgtatatgtatatataatatatatatatatgtatatgtatatatataatatatatatatattgtatatgtatatgtatatgtatatatatatatgtatatgtatatgtatatgtattatatatatatattgtatatgtatatgtatatatatatatatatgtatatgtatatatatatatatatatatgtatatgtatatagtatatgtattattttgactttttcaaTAAGTAACTTTGTTATTTGCTTGACTTTTTcattagtgtatatatatgtatatgtatatatatatatgtatatattatgtatatatatatatatgtgtatatatgtgtatattttatatatgtgtatatatgtgtatatatatatgttatatatgtgtatatatatatatgtgtatatatatgtatatatatatgtgttatatatatgtgtatatatatatttgtatatattttgttttatatatatgtgtatatatttgtatatatatatgtgtatatatatgtgtatatatatgtttatgtatatttatatatatatatgtatatatattgtgtattattatatatgtatatgtatatatatatttgtatatattttatgtgtatatatatgtgtatgtattttattttatatttatattatttatatttatcatatatgtatatatatgtgtatatatatattttatatatatgtatatgtatgtgatatatatgtgtatttatatgtgtatatatatgtattatatatatttatatatttatgtgtatatatatatgtatatattatgtgtatatttgtatgtgtatatatatgtgtatatatatgtatatattttatatggtatatatatatatgtatatatatgtataatatatgtttatatatagctgtatatatatgtgtatatatgtgtatatatatgtgtatatattatgttatattatgtatatattttatgtgtatatatatgtgtatatatatttgtttgtatatatatgtgtatatatatgtgtgtatatatgtccCCCCTAATATGtggtatatatgtgtatatattgtgtatatatatatgttgtatatatgtgtgtatatatatgtatttatatgtatatatatgtgtatatatatatatgtatttatgtgtgtatatgtttgtatatgtgtatatgtgtatatatgtgtgtatatatgtgtatatatatgtgtgtatatatgtgtgtgtatatgtgtgtatatatgtgttgtatatgtgtgtatatatatgtgtgtatatatgtgtgtatatatgtgtatatatgtgtgtatatatgtgtatatatatgtatatatatgtgtgtatatatgtgtgtatatatgtgtgtatatatatgtgtgtatatatatgtgtgtatgtgtgtatatatatgtgtgtatgtgtgtatatatatatgtgtatatatgtatatatatgtgtatatatatgtgtgtatgtgtgtatatatgtatgtgtatatatatgtgtgtatatatatgtatatatatatatatatatatatatatatgtatatatatatatatctatatatatatatatgtatatatatatatgtatattatatatgtatatatatctgtatatatatatatatatatgtatgtgtgtatatgtatatgtatatatatgtatatatatgtatatgtgtatatgtatgtgtatatgtatatgtgtgtatgta
The sequence above is drawn from the Cyprinus carpio isolate SPL01 chromosome B5, ASM1834038v1, whole genome shotgun sequence genome and encodes:
- the LOC109102811 gene encoding uncharacterized protein LOC109102811, which encodes MDAFRRGYCTFVLTTLVFQEVTGLLIRNEELRKCVQVNEGQVNSRLTLQECRADSALQEWHWNPETRSLSNPQTGGCLTAPQIQEHESVWLQTCSSEEEDREGQTWSCSKKGLLTLHGRGLHLSVRHDSSKVFLSKDRGKASKWRTLANQTVCEETDSTHHGQNVLRDSQQTLSTGPRILTQIRYWHSGNNDQTSRLKSTDASQTSDASAEPQSSVEPDGPSVNVFTTDYGTGWKMTMLLLSSLALLLGLVILTLNIYQNRRKKTVVVLKSYTPTGEASLPGSPVSSERAPLTRHPMKTAQSPSIQRGEILVEWKDGTVTPLFETYLTD